The DNA segment GCATTTGTTGTTGTTTGTAGTGAGGATGGAAAATATATCATCCCTATCTTATCTAACCATTTGGGTGGGGGAAACTATTTCTCCAACCTAATTGCTAAGAATTTAAATGCGAATGTTGTTTTTACTACTGCTACCGATGTTAATGGAAAAGTTGGAATTGATGAACTATCCAAAATGTATTTTTTGGAAGTTCCAAAAAGAAAAGATATTTTAAAAATAAATAAAAAGGTTTTGAATGAGAAGGTTGATTTGGTTCTCCCAAAAAATTGGAAGCCTATTGGAAAGGTTTTGAGTACTTATGATATTTCCTATCACAATGAGGATTATGTTGTTGTTGATGATATTATCTTAAAACCAAAAAAGGTTGTTGTTGGTGTTGGAAGTAGAAAAAATATTGAAGGATATAAGGTTTATTGGGTGATAAAGAAGGCGTTGTTTTTGAGAAATATCCCATTGTGGAGAGTCGATGCATTCTCTACGATTGATGTTAAAAAGAATGAAAAAGGCATCTTAGAAACGGTTGAGAATTTTAGAAAACCATTGTTTATTTTTGGTAGGGATGAAGTTAATG comes from the Methanotorris formicicus Mc-S-70 genome and includes:
- a CDS encoding cobalt-precorrin 5A hydrolase translates to MIKVVYITKRGEILANKIKKILDYYYYESEVIYSKNFKISGSERGLIFIMAMGIVLRKFIDKIKNDKMTDAFVVVCSEDGKYIIPILSNHLGGGNYFSNLIAKNLNANVVFTTATDVNGKVGIDELSKMYFLEVPKRKDILKINKKVLNEKVDLVLPKNWKPIGKVLSTYDISYHNEDYVVVDDIILKPKKVVVGVGSRKNIEGYKVYWVIKKALFLRNIPLWRVDAFSTIDVKKNEKGILETVENFRKPLFIFGRDEVNEVYKFRNDLEESFFVFKTIGVYGVSEPVSILGVKKLTGKNFDEIELILKKFKKDGVSIAISVG